In Lycium ferocissimum isolate CSIRO_LF1 chromosome 7, AGI_CSIRO_Lferr_CH_V1, whole genome shotgun sequence, the sequence AATCGATCAAATGGATTCACGAAACGGAGCGAgtaatatatattaaacaatGAACATGAAATTCTTCCGAAAGGAGAAAGTTGGTGGATAGTCCATCCTAAACCCAAAGTCAAAACACCATATTTTAAAAGCTTCTATTTGCTGGCATAAATTTTAGGATTGGAATGTCCAGATAATTGCAGTTCCAAATCACACTTAGCTCCTTCTTGTTTCAATTTCATCTGTTTTCATCTCAAGACTTTCTGTTTCCGACTGCGATTTCTCCTTATCCTTTCCCCATAAGACACCATAGAATCCCACAACTGTCAAGAACGATCCTACAACTCTGAAATTCacaaacaataaataaatgaattaaatattaaaaaaaaaatagaaaaccaaCAAATTGGAATAGTGAAGTAAAGACTTACGTTCCaacatatagtttctcacgaagCAAAGCCCAACTAAGAACGGCCGTAATGATTAGCATCAAAGGGTAGAAAACAGAGACATATAAAGGACCTTTTCTTTGTATACACCATGAAGTTAGACAATACCCTAATGCAGTGCATACGATTCCCTGAAATTCACTGTTAAATTAGATTAAGAAATATACTAACTgaacaattttaaaaatttattaatgtAATTATTAATTACGTTGTAAAGAACGGCAATAGTTCTCATTCGGTCTAGAGACCAAGCAGCTTTGTCATGAACAACACAAACACCAATGATTACACATTGAAAACTTGCCATTAAGCACATCAACATTGTACTTGTGTATGGAGCTGCATACTTCTCGCTCACTCTTGCCtgtgtaataaaaataaatcaaaaaagaatAACACAAATATAATGGAAATTACAActtttttggaaacaaattaCTTTAcgtataagaaaatatgaaagagAATTACTTGGAAAATAATCCACAATGAGTAAGAAATAGTGCTAACAATAACAAGAAACGGTCCCAAGATTAAGTTGTGATGGCCGCTAGAGTTGTTTTTCTCAGTCTTTTCTGCAAATTTCCAATGGATGCCAGATTGACCAATTACAATAGGTCCATGATACAAGGAGAGTAACGTTGCACCACCAACACATATAATTGTACCCCACACTTTGGCTTGCCCTGCCTTAGTTCTAACCCTCACTTTCTCCAACCTGCAAAAATTTGTAGTAAAGTTTTCTGGGATTAATAAGATAGTTTAATATATGCTCATATTGATTTGAAAAGTAAGTAGTAATTAAGATATTATTACCCAAAAGGGATAGCTAGGAGAAAAGTGGCAGCTGGAATTAAATTTGATAATGCACAGGCGATTGTTGGAGTGGAATATTTTAAACCAACGAAGTATGCAATCTGATTCACCATGAACCTGCATACTGGAATATCAGGAACTGTGATCCTCAAATGCAAATACACAATTTCTCTAAATACGacgaaaacaaaataaagttgAGCGACTTGATGGCCAATTACCGCAAGTGACAGATACAGCTAGAGTTCTGTCTAATTAGCCATTTGAATTAAAATAGGGTGATAGTTTGAGATAGAGTGCTCATTTGTCACTCCGTATTCTGTAAAATTGATTCCCTTGCTGCAAGAATCCGTTTCCATTATGAACATTCTATTTAATTGTATAAAGTACTAGTTATGACATGGATGATGGTGCTTGAAAGAGAGAGAATACTTACCCGGAAAAAGAACATAAGAAAATCCAGAAAAGTATAGATGTTGTCAACTGAGGCCTAGTTTTCCTGGACATAATATAGCAAATCTGATTTAGCAATTGAATTCTCAATAATTAGAGTTAGACTAGATTACTCCCTCATGTCTTTTTATTTGTCGCTTAAAGTTTTGGCACACCCATTAAAAATGAGTATAAATTTTATGCATTGACGATATAAAGAAGTTTTAACTATCAGGTCACTTAATCTTAAGAGATATTTGACTAAATCGCCATtatcattttcttaaatatgTAATTATTGACAATATGGCTTCTTAGAGTAGTAAAGGGTGGagtagataaaaaaaaaaaaaaaaaagtacagtaattaataccttgttgatttctaaagtaacaaatattttggacaatttttttttttttttggtctaaaCTGACAGAAaaaccggagggagtatcagATACTATATATTCAGCGTCATCCTCATTCATACAACGACTTAATTAGACTCACTTCAGATTATGTGAGTAGATAATCAGTAGATACATTTCAATTTGTGATTAAATGAGGGGTACTTAATTACCTCTCGAAGAAGTAAGCAAAGGGAGCAAGGAAAATGGTGCCAATTATTTGGCGATAAGCAATGTGGACGAAAGGGTTCATGCCTGCATCCATTGCAATTTTTCCTACTATGTTCAGCCCTGCATCGCCAATCTGCACCATAACCATTACTACGACAGGCAAAACATCGTCACCCATTTTTTGTTTCCTATTCTTGGTATCTTCTGTACGGCTGTTTGGGTGTTCAAATCTAAAAGATGGAGAATA encodes:
- the LOC132064397 gene encoding WAT1-related protein At1g09380-like isoform X4, which encodes MKYLKFLFSLFSLPSSSFSYEIGNRASSSCYTIISYYSPSFRFEHPNSRTEDTKNRKQKMGDDVLPVVVMVMVQIGDAGLNIVGKIAMDAGMNPFVHIAYRQIIGTIFLAPFAYFFERKTRPQLTTSILFWIFLCSFSGFMVNQIAYFVGLKYSTPTIACALSNLIPAATFLLAIPFGLEKVRVRTKAGQAKVWGTIICVGGATLLSLYHGPIVIGQSGIHWKFAEKTEKNNSSGHHNLILGPFLVIARVSEKYAAPYTSTMLMCLMGIVCTALGYCLTSWCIQRKGPLYVSVFYPLMLIITAVLSWALLREKLYVGTVVGSFLTVVGFYGVLWGKDKEKSQSETESLEMKTDEIETRRS
- the LOC132064397 gene encoding WAT1-related protein At1g09380-like isoform X2 — encoded protein: MKYLKFLFSLFSLPSSSFSYEIGNRASSSCYTIISYYSPSFRFEHPNSRTEDTKNRKQKMGDDVLPVVVMVMVQIGDAGLNIVGKIAMDAGMNPFVHIAYRQIIGTIFLAPFAYFFERKTRPQLTTSILFWIFLCSFSGFMVNQIAYFVGLKYSTPTIACALSNLIPAATFLLAIPFGLEKVRVRTKAGQAKVWGTIICVGGATLLSLYHGPIVIGQSGIHWKFAEKTEKNNSSGHHNLILGPFLVIARVSEKYAAPYTSTMLMCLMASFQCVIIGVCVVHDKAAWSLDRMRTIAVLYNGIVCTALGYCLTSWCIQRKGPLYVSVFYPLMLIITAVLSWALLREKLYVGTVVGSFLTVVGFYGVLWGKDKEKSQSETESLEMKTDEIETRRS
- the LOC132064397 gene encoding WAT1-related protein At1g09380-like isoform X1; the encoded protein is MKYLKFLFSLFSLPSSSFSYEIGNRASSSCYTIISYYSPSFRFEHPNSRTEDTKNRKQKMGDDVLPVVVMVMVQIGDAGLNIVGKIAMDAGMNPFVHIAYRQIIGTIFLAPFAYFFERKTRPQLTTSILFWIFLCSFSGFMVNQIAYFVGLKYSTPTIACALSNLIPAATFLLAIPFGLEKVRVRTKAGQAKVWGTIICVGGATLLSLYHGPIVIGQSGIHWKFAEKTEKNNSSGHHNLILGPFLVIVSTISYSLWIIFQARVSEKYAAPYTSTMLMCLMASFQCVIIGVCVVHDKAAWSLDRMRTIAVLYNGIVCTALGYCLTSWCIQRKGPLYVSVFYPLMLIITAVLSWALLREKLYVGTVVGSFLTVVGFYGVLWGKDKEKSQSETESLEMKTDEIETRRS
- the LOC132064397 gene encoding WAT1-related protein At1g09380-like isoform X3, with the translated sequence MKYLKFLFSLFSLPSSSFSYEIGNRASSSCYTIISYYSPSFRFEHPNSRTEDTKNRKQKMGDDVLPVVVMVMVQIGDAGLNIVGKIAMDAGMNPFVHIAYRQIIGTIFLAPFAYFFERKTRPQLTTSILFWIFLCSFSGFMVNQIAYFVGLKYSTPTIACALSNLIPAATFLLAIPFGLEKVRVRTKAGQAKVWGTIICVGGATLLSLYHGPIVIGQSGIHWKFAEKTEKNNSSGHHNLILGPFLVIVSTISYSLWIIFQARVSEKYAAPYTSTMLMCLMGIVCTALGYCLTSWCIQRKGPLYVSVFYPLMLIITAVLSWALLREKLYVGTVVGSFLTVVGFYGVLWGKDKEKSQSETESLEMKTDEIETRRS